A single genomic interval of Lathyrus oleraceus cultivar Zhongwan6 chromosome 7, CAAS_Psat_ZW6_1.0, whole genome shotgun sequence harbors:
- the LOC127102445 gene encoding uncharacterized protein LOC127102445 has translation MPTYAKFMKDIISKRRTADTNPIILIQTCSAILWGMMIPIKKKDHGAVTIPCTIGDRSFNKALIDLGASISLIPLSIYKILGIGVVQDTRMTLQFADHSVKKPYGIVEDVLVKIDKFVFPVDFVILEMPEDEEIPLILGRPFLETGRCLINIEEGTMTLKVYDEELKIDVRNTMRYKDDICTSHTIEVLDQVTTFDNLFPTPQHVWREC, from the coding sequence ATGCCTACatatgcaaagttcatgaaggatatcATTTCTAAGAGGCGTACCGCCGACACTAACCCAATTATTCTCATTCAAACGTGTAGTGCTATTTTGTGGGGTATGATGATTCCGATCAAGAAGAAGGATCACGGAGCTGTCACTATCCCATGTACTATTGGAGATAGGTCGTTCAACAAAGCTCTGATTGATCTGGGGGCTAGTATCAGTCTTATACCGTTATCTATCTATAAAATTCTTGGTATAGGGGTTgtgcaagataccagaatgacactcCAATTTGCCGATCATTCGGTCAAGAAACCGTATGGCATTGTCGAAGACGTTCTGGTAAAAATTGATAAGTTTGTTtttccggtggattttgtaattctcgaaatgccggaagatgaagagatcccTCTCATTCTAGGGAGACCCTTTCTGGAGACGGGACGGTGCTTGATAAACATTGAAGAAGGAACTATGACACTGAAAGTTTATGATGAAGAATTAAAAATCGATGTTCGAAACACCATGAGGTACAAGGATGATATTTGTACAAGTCACACTATAGAGGTTTTGGATCAAGTGACGACATTTGATAACCTTTTTCCTACACCCCAACACGTTTGGAGAGAGTGTTGA